Proteins found in one Abyssibius alkaniclasticus genomic segment:
- a CDS encoding cysteine desulfurase family protein, producing MSRVYLDHNATTPLRAQARAAMLAAMDVAGNPSSVHGEGRAARALVERARGQLAAALGCTANEVVFTSGATEAASVLAGGAEVDECAHECLWVHHMPGAALKAKGYANNETGLIDDSDGANLVDIVQAVGKIPFSFSWSGADMAIVSAHKFGGPKGVGALILRDGVDIAPLAKGGGQEQSRRAGTENIVGIAGMAAAAEAAVADLAAGKWARVESLRNGMEAALKAAAPDLIVFGEGQARLPNTSNFAVPGWKGETQVMQMDLAGFAVSAGSACSSGKVRPSRVLRAMGFDDVTASSALRISLGLETTETDIARFCDAWLAEYARHKARAA from the coding sequence ATGAGCCGCGTTTATCTGGACCATAACGCAACCACACCGCTGCGCGCGCAGGCACGCGCGGCGATGCTTGCGGCAATGGATGTGGCCGGCAACCCGTCATCCGTGCATGGCGAAGGGCGCGCGGCGCGGGCGCTGGTAGAACGCGCGCGCGGGCAATTGGCGGCAGCTTTGGGCTGCACGGCCAATGAGGTTGTTTTCACCAGCGGTGCGACCGAAGCCGCCTCGGTGCTGGCCGGTGGCGCCGAGGTGGATGAATGCGCGCATGAATGCCTGTGGGTGCATCACATGCCGGGCGCTGCGCTGAAGGCCAAAGGCTATGCCAATAACGAAACCGGGCTGATTGATGACAGCGACGGTGCAAACCTTGTCGACATCGTGCAGGCCGTTGGCAAGATTCCGTTTTCCTTTAGCTGGAGCGGGGCCGACATGGCCATCGTCTCGGCGCATAAATTTGGCGGGCCAAAGGGAGTTGGCGCCCTGATTTTGCGCGATGGTGTTGACATTGCGCCGCTTGCAAAGGGTGGCGGGCAGGAACAAAGCCGCCGTGCGGGCACAGAAAACATTGTCGGTATTGCGGGCATGGCTGCGGCAGCCGAGGCGGCAGTGGCCGATCTGGCGGCAGGCAAATGGGCGCGGGTTGAAAGCTTGCGCAACGGCATGGAAGCCGCATTGAAAGCGGCAGCGCCCGATCTGATCGTGTTTGGCGAGGGGCAAGCGCGCCTGCCCAATACCTCGAATTTCGCGGTGCCGGGCTGGAAGGGCGAAACCCAGGTCATGCAGATGGACCTTGCCGGTTTTGCGGTTTCCGCGGGGTCCGCCTGTTCCAGCGGCAAGGTGCGCCCAAGCCGGGTTTTGCGCGCAATGGGGTTTGACGATGTTACCGCAAGCAGTGCTTTGCGCATCAGCTTGGGGTTGGAGACGACTGAAACGGATATCGCGCGTTTTTGTGACGCGTGGCTGGCTGAATATGCGCGCCACAAGGCGCGTGCAGCCTGA
- the sufB gene encoding Fe-S cluster assembly protein SufB, giving the protein MTTETAEYSREGVDADTVAAVRTVGERYKYGFESDIETEYAPKGLNEDIVRLISSKNEEPGWLLEWRLAAFARWKNLTEPTWAMVHYPEIDFQDQYYYAKPTSMAKRPKSLDEVDPELLATYEKLGIPLKEQALLAGVEMPEGERRVAVDAVFDSVSLGTTFKEELAKAGVIFCPISEAVRDHPELVKKYLGSVVPVSDNFYATLNSAVFSDGSFVYIPEGVRCPLELSTYFRINAQNTGQFERTLIIAEKGSYVSYLEGCTAPMRDENQLHAAVVELVIHEDAEIKYSTVQNWYPGDENGKGGIYNFVTKRADCRGDRAKVMWTQVETGSAITWKYPSCILRGDGSQGEFYSIAIANNMQQADTGTKMVHLGKNTRSRIVSKGISAGKAQNTYRGLVSMHPKAKNSRNYTQCDSLLIGDTCGAHTVPYIECRNNSSRIEHEATTSKVDDDQLFYCRSRGMDEEEAVALVVNGFCKEVLQALPMEFAMEAQKLVAISLEGSVG; this is encoded by the coding sequence ATGACGACAGAAACCGCCGAATACAGCCGCGAAGGCGTAGATGCCGACACGGTTGCCGCCGTTCGCACGGTTGGCGAGCGCTATAAATATGGCTTTGAAAGCGATATTGAAACCGAATATGCGCCCAAGGGCCTGAATGAAGACATTGTCCGGCTGATCTCGTCCAAGAACGAAGAACCGGGATGGCTGCTTGAGTGGCGCCTTGCTGCATTCGCCCGCTGGAAAAACCTGACCGAGCCGACATGGGCTATGGTGCATTACCCTGAAATAGATTTTCAGGACCAGTATTACTACGCCAAGCCCACCAGCATGGCCAAACGCCCGAAATCGCTTGACGAGGTGGACCCGGAGCTTTTGGCAACTTACGAAAAACTCGGCATCCCCCTGAAAGAACAGGCGCTTCTGGCGGGCGTTGAAATGCCCGAAGGCGAGCGCCGCGTGGCGGTGGATGCGGTGTTTGACAGCGTTTCGCTTGGCACGACCTTCAAGGAGGAACTGGCCAAAGCCGGTGTCATCTTCTGCCCGATTTCCGAAGCCGTGCGCGACCATCCGGAACTGGTGAAGAAATACCTTGGCTCGGTCGTGCCGGTATCCGACAATTTCTATGCAACGCTGAACTCGGCGGTGTTTTCCGATGGCTCCTTCGTTTACATCCCCGAAGGCGTGCGCTGCCCGTTAGAGCTTTCGACCTATTTCCGCATCAACGCGCAAAACACCGGCCAGTTTGAGCGCACGCTGATTATTGCCGAAAAGGGTAGCTATGTCAGCTATCTGGAAGGCTGCACCGCCCCCATGCGCGATGAAAACCAGCTTCATGCAGCGGTGGTTGAACTGGTCATCCATGAGGATGCCGAGATCAAATATTCCACCGTGCAGAACTGGTATCCGGGCGATGAGAACGGCAAGGGCGGAATTTACAATTTCGTCACCAAACGCGCCGATTGCCGGGGCGACCGCGCCAAGGTGATGTGGACACAGGTTGAAACCGGCTCGGCCATCACGTGGAAATATCCAAGCTGCATTCTGCGTGGCGATGGCAGCCAGGGCGAGTTCTATTCCATCGCTATTGCCAACAACATGCAGCAGGCCGATACCGGCACGAAAATGGTGCATCTGGGCAAGAACACCCGCTCGCGTATCGTCTCCAAAGGGATTTCGGCGGGCAAGGCGCAAAACACCTATCGCGGGCTTGTGTCGATGCACCCGAAGGCAAAAAACAGCCGGAATTACACCCAGTGCGACAGCCTGCTGATCGGCGATACCTGCGGCGCGCATACCGTGCCCTATATCGAATGCCGCAACAATTCCAGCAGGATAGAGCACGAAGCAACGACATCGAAAGTGGATGACGACCAGTTGTTCTATTGCCGCTCGCGCGGGATGGATGAGGAAGAAGCCGTGGCGCTGGTGGTCAATGGGTTCTGCAAAGAAGTGCTGCAAGCCTTGCCAATGGAATTTGCAATGGAGGCCCAGAAACTGGTCGCCATTTCGCTTGAAGGATCGGTCGGCTAA
- the sufC gene encoding Fe-S cluster assembly ATPase SufC, giving the protein MLNINNLHVKLEEEDKVILKGVNLEVKAGEVHAIMGPNGSGKSTLSYVLSGKDGYEVTEGSATLEGTDLLDMEPEDRAAAGLFLAFQYPVEIPGVGNMTFLRTAANAQRKARGEAELSAAEFLKLVRAKAGELKIDAEMLKRPVNVGFSGGEKKRNEILQMAVLEPKMCILDETDSGLDVDAMKLVADGVNALRSAGRAFLVITHYQRLLDHIKPDVVHIMADGKIIKSGGPELALEVENNGYADLLAEVA; this is encoded by the coding sequence ATGCTGAATATCAATAACTTGCACGTCAAACTTGAAGAAGAAGACAAGGTTATCCTGAAAGGGGTGAACCTTGAGGTGAAGGCCGGTGAGGTTCATGCGATCATGGGGCCGAACGGGTCGGGCAAGTCGACCCTGTCTTATGTGCTTTCGGGCAAGGATGGTTATGAGGTAACAGAGGGTTCCGCCACGCTGGAAGGCACCGACCTGCTGGATATGGAGCCGGAAGACCGCGCGGCAGCCGGCCTGTTTCTGGCCTTCCAGTATCCGGTTGAAATTCCGGGTGTTGGCAATATGACCTTTCTGCGCACCGCAGCAAATGCGCAGCGCAAGGCGCGTGGTGAGGCCGAGTTGAGCGCGGCGGAGTTTCTGAAACTGGTGCGCGCCAAGGCCGGCGAGCTGAAAATCGACGCCGAAATGCTGAAACGCCCTGTAAATGTCGGCTTTTCGGGCGGCGAGAAGAAGCGCAACGAGATTTTGCAGATGGCGGTGCTGGAGCCGAAAATGTGCATCCTCGATGAAACCGATTCCGGCCTTGATGTGGACGCGATGAAGCTGGTTGCCGATGGCGTAAACGCGCTGCGCAGCGCGGGCCGCGCCTTTCTTGTGATCACGCATTACCAGCGCCTGCTCGACCATATCAAACCCGATGTGGTGCATATCATGGCCGATGGTAAAATCATCAAATCCGGCGGGCCGGAACTGGCGCTGGAAGTTGAAAACAACGGTTACGCCGATCTGCTGGCCGAGGTGGCGTAA
- a CDS encoding SufB/SufD family protein has translation MAVAAHKSDGAAALLARHAQPRPLSWLEAARDSAAMRLNAMGAPHGRDEYWRYTPPAQFLGDVAAVPHVEDAPLFAADDAYTLVFVDGVFDAAQSEPGNDPALRIQTLDAANADIHWAAESYGALETAGQNPVPRPLAALNTATAGQGVLIRVSGKATKPVLLRHIRSAANAEAMLHHVIKLDAGASLTLLEDGVIAARSNVVLEVDVADGAAFDHIRNQGRDHGRVLASHIFARLGAGALFKSFTLSLNGLLSRNEAVITLTGDNASAHISGAAVGDGAFLHDDTIFITHDAEHCESRQVFKKVLRNGANGVFQGKILVKPGAQKTDGYQISQGLLLDDDSNFLAKPELEIYADDVVCSHGSTCGSVDETALFYLTSRGVPRADAQDLLVLAFLDEAIAEIGDDDLADTLRTRLGGWLARHRK, from the coding sequence ATGGCCGTTGCTGCACATAAATCCGACGGGGCGGCGGCGCTTTTGGCCCGCCATGCACAGCCCCGCCCGTTAAGCTGGCTGGAGGCTGCGCGCGATAGCGCCGCCATGCGGCTGAATGCAATGGGCGCCCCGCATGGGCGCGATGAATACTGGCGCTACACCCCGCCCGCACAGTTTTTGGGCGATGTCGCCGCTGTGCCCCATGTCGAAGATGCGCCGCTGTTTGCGGCGGATGATGCCTATACGCTGGTCTTTGTCGACGGGGTTTTTGACGCCGCGCAATCCGAGCCTGGCAATGATCCGGCGCTGCGCATCCAAACGCTCGATGCGGCCAATGCCGATATCCACTGGGCCGCCGAAAGCTACGGTGCGCTGGAAACCGCTGGCCAAAACCCCGTGCCGCGCCCGCTGGCGGCGCTGAATACCGCCACAGCCGGGCAGGGCGTGCTGATCCGCGTTTCCGGCAAGGCGACCAAGCCGGTTTTGCTGCGCCATATCCGCAGTGCCGCAAATGCCGAGGCGATGCTGCACCATGTGATCAAGCTTGATGCTGGCGCGTCGCTGACCTTGCTGGAAGATGGCGTGATCGCCGCGCGCAGCAATGTCGTGCTGGAGGTTGATGTGGCCGATGGCGCTGCCTTTGACCATATCCGCAACCAGGGCCGCGACCACGGGCGCGTGCTGGCCAGCCATATTTTCGCGCGGCTGGGGGCAGGGGCATTGTTCAAAAGCTTCACCCTGTCGCTGAACGGACTGCTTAGCCGCAACGAGGCGGTCATCACCCTGACTGGCGATAATGCAAGCGCGCATATTTCCGGTGCCGCTGTGGGCGATGGCGCTTTTTTGCATGATGACACGATTTTCATAACCCATGATGCCGAGCATTGCGAAAGCCGTCAGGTTTTCAAGAAAGTGCTGCGCAACGGGGCCAATGGCGTGTTTCAGGGCAAGATTCTGGTCAAGCCCGGCGCGCAGAAAACCGATGGCTACCAGATCTCGCAAGGGCTGCTGCTGGATGATGACAGCAATTTCCTCGCCAAACCCGAGCTGGAAATCTATGCCGATGATGTGGTCTGCTCGCATGGCTCGACCTGCGGGTCGGTCGATGAAACGGCGTTGTTTTACCTGACATCGCGCGGTGTGCCCAGGGCCGATGCGCAAGACCTGCTTGTGCTGGCTTTTCTGGATGAGGCCATTGCCGAAATTGGCGATGACGATCTGGCCGACACCTTGCGCACGCGGCTTGGCGGTTGGCTGGCGCGCCACAGAAAGTAG
- a CDS encoding YIP1 family protein, whose amino-acid sequence MTIGEEHDDGHYHTRGAYQEKRNGLLARLIDSWSDMRGATRRLIEENPSEARLLFYVLMSDMVFFLSWALKTIVAPTQVFKDMFQGDAVEANLVIGSVLIAALFLRTTVVYIFSAILGAVLRAVGGTGSWKDTRTGIFWGSFVAAPFGLLMAIVTVIFSGLEDSIPFLGNSLIAQIPYWLSLLPFVWLCSLGAAEAHGFKRSAPLFMGMTLLTMVVWFGALVLQARGVF is encoded by the coding sequence ATGACAATTGGCGAAGAACATGACGACGGGCATTACCACACGCGCGGCGCATATCAGGAAAAGCGCAACGGGTTGCTGGCGCGGCTGATTGATTCCTGGAGCGATATGCGCGGGGCCACGCGCCGCCTGATCGAGGAAAACCCGTCTGAAGCCCGGCTGCTGTTTTATGTGCTGATGTCTGACATGGTGTTCTTCCTGTCCTGGGCGCTGAAAACCATTGTCGCCCCCACGCAGGTTTTCAAGGACATGTTCCAGGGCGATGCGGTTGAAGCCAATCTTGTCATCGGCTCGGTGCTGATTGCGGCGCTGTTTCTGCGCACCACGGTCGTTTACATCTTCTCGGCCATTCTGGGCGCCGTTTTGCGCGCGGTTGGCGGCACGGGCAGCTGGAAGGATACGCGCACCGGCATATTCTGGGGCAGCTTTGTGGCCGCGCCCTTTGGCCTGCTGATGGCGATTGTCACGGTCATCTTCTCGGGGCTGGAAGACAGCATCCCCTTCCTTGGCAATTCGCTCATCGCGCAAATTCCCTATTGGCTGTCGCTTCTGCCCTTCGTATGGCTTTGCTCGCTTGGTGCCGCCGAGGCGCATGGCTTCAAACGCTCGGCCCCGCTGTTTATGGGCATGACCCTGCTCACAATGGTGGTTTGGTTCGGGGCACTGGTATTGCAGGCGCGCGGCGTCTTCTAG
- a CDS encoding cysteine desulfurase, which yields MFDINAVRAEFPILARQVHGKNLVYLDSGASAQKPQVVIDAVTRGYAQEYSNVHRGLHFLSNLATDKYESVRSTLQRFLGAAHDDEVLFTTGSTHGMNLVSYAWAAQHLAAGDEIVLSVLEHHANIIPWHFLRERQGVVLKWVECEADGSLDAQRVIEAMGPRTRLVAVTHMSNVTGALVDVKTICRAARERGIATCIDGSQAAVHMPVNMVEIGCDFYAITGHKLYGPTASGALYARRERQAEMRPFMGGGDMINHVSRDEVSYNVPPHKFEAGTPGIVQMIGLGVAIDYMQSLGMEAIAAHEADLRDYARSRLRGLNWLNLQGDCADKGAIFSFTMQGAAHAHDISTILDRRGIAVRAGHHCAQPLMQFLGVTATCRASFAMYNTRDEVDALVSGLELCHELLG from the coding sequence ATGTTCGACATCAACGCAGTGCGCGCCGAATTTCCAATTTTGGCGCGGCAGGTGCATGGCAAAAATCTGGTCTATCTGGACAGCGGTGCTTCGGCGCAAAAACCGCAAGTGGTGATAGATGCCGTGACCCGTGGCTATGCGCAAGAATATTCGAATGTGCATCGCGGGCTGCATTTCCTGTCCAACCTTGCCACCGACAAATACGAAAGCGTGCGCAGCACATTGCAACGCTTTCTGGGTGCCGCCCATGACGACGAGGTGCTGTTCACCACAGGCTCGACCCACGGCATGAACCTTGTGTCCTACGCCTGGGCGGCGCAGCATCTTGCGGCGGGTGACGAGATTGTGCTTTCGGTGCTGGAACACCACGCCAATATCATCCCGTGGCATTTTCTGCGCGAACGCCAGGGCGTGGTGCTGAAATGGGTGGAATGCGAGGCGGATGGCAGCCTTGATGCCCAGCGGGTGATTGAAGCGATGGGACCGCGCACCAGGCTTGTGGCGGTCACGCATATGTCCAATGTCACCGGCGCTTTGGTCGATGTCAAAACCATCTGCCGCGCGGCGCGCGAACGCGGCATTGCCACCTGCATCGATGGCAGCCAGGCCGCCGTGCATATGCCGGTGAACATGGTCGAGATCGGCTGTGATTTTTATGCCATTACCGGCCACAAGCTTTACGGCCCCACCGCCAGCGGCGCGCTTTATGCAAGGCGCGAACGCCAGGCCGAAATGCGCCCCTTCATGGGGGGTGGCGATATGATCAACCATGTCAGCCGCGATGAGGTCAGCTATAACGTCCCACCCCACAAATTCGAGGCCGGCACACCCGGCATTGTGCAGATGATCGGGCTTGGTGTGGCGATCGACTATATGCAATCGCTGGGAATGGAGGCGATTGCCGCGCATGAGGCCGATCTGCGCGACTATGCCCGCAGCCGTTTGCGCGGGCTGAACTGGCTGAACCTTCAGGGCGATTGCGCTGACAAGGGGGCGATCTTTTCCTTTACCATGCAGGGGGCGGCCCATGCGCATGACATTTCAACCATTCTCGACCGTCGCGGCATTGCCGTGCGGGCGGGCCACCATTGCGCGCAGCCGCTGATGCAGTTTTTGGGCGTAACCGCCACCTGCCGCGCCTCGTTCGCCATGTATAACACCCGCGATGAGGTAGATGCGCTGGTGTCAGGGCTGGAGCTTTGCCACGAGCTACTCGGCTAG
- a CDS encoding penicillin acylase family protein, with amino-acid sequence MLRLFRWLFISLIAVLVVAAFGLGMLWYLGSRSLPDYSLNLDVAGLRAPIEIVRDANAVPHVFATSDEDALFGLGYAHAQDRLWQMTLMRRTAQGKLSEIFGSDTVETDRLMRALDIYNISIAAVEQQSPQTLRMLNAYAAGVNAWLSYVRENARGRGAPEFFVLPTGIAPWTAADSIAVMKLMALQMTDKAALEVLRAQAALRLDNPARLDDLFPLLPGSPIRSVPEYAALFGAPSETFADNTPPPFWPLRAVGQAGASNAWAALPARTANQGAMLANDPHVPLTAPGTWMLARLELETGGVIGATIPGIPAILIGRSNTFTWGLTASYLDDQDLFLERVNPQNPDEYLTEDGAIAFETRASVLNIKDAPPITLDLRWTGNGPVIPGNAFGLRDIRPAGHEFSLSWTGLAIDDFSVAAAIDLMRANSVDEGKRAVAGLSAPSFNVVMADTENIAMVSAGRMPARSPANETLGRLPAAGWVGVNAWQGSFPATDNPVIENPPGGIVLNTNNPVSEAAFPQHFSYDWGDGQRILRARDLLAARQFHTIESFVEIQNDTVSISARLLLPLMGRNLWFGDQDAPPGSHGAQRREALALLSQWNGDMSQHDAEPLIYAAWARALQRRILADELGQLAASFRQVDPLFLERVLRDFNGAASWCDLTATTERETCTQMASLALDDAIYELQDAQGDTINRWRWGEAHQAFYENPVFGRMPIVGWFANIWHESSGGDQTLNRGISIGTGAAPYTNVNGAGFRMVVNLSNPDSSLYIAATGQSGHILSRFYDDMNQLWRQGEYLQMSLDPTQARGGAAGISNLTPLAE; translated from the coding sequence ATGCTGCGCCTGTTCCGCTGGCTTTTCATTTCCCTCATTGCCGTTTTGGTGGTGGCTGCTTTCGGACTGGGGATGCTGTGGTATCTTGGCAGCCGTTCACTGCCGGATTATTCGCTGAATCTGGATGTGGCCGGGCTGCGGGCCCCCATTGAAATTGTGCGCGATGCGAATGCCGTGCCGCATGTCTTTGCGACCAGCGATGAAGATGCGCTGTTTGGCCTTGGCTACGCCCATGCACAAGACCGGCTGTGGCAGATGACCCTGATGCGCCGCACCGCCCAGGGCAAACTTTCCGAAATTTTCGGCAGCGACACGGTCGAAACCGACAGGTTGATGCGCGCGCTTGATATTTACAACATCTCCATCGCGGCGGTCGAGCAGCAAAGCCCGCAGACCCTGAGAATGCTCAATGCCTATGCGGCGGGGGTTAACGCATGGCTGAGCTATGTGCGCGAGAATGCGCGCGGGCGCGGCGCGCCGGAATTCTTTGTTCTGCCCACGGGCATAGCCCCCTGGACGGCGGCTGATTCCATTGCCGTGATGAAGCTGATGGCCCTGCAAATGACCGATAAGGCCGCGCTGGAAGTGCTGCGCGCGCAAGCGGCGCTGCGGCTGGATAACCCGGCGCGGCTTGACGATCTGTTTCCGCTTCTGCCGGGGTCACCCATTCGCAGCGTTCCGGAATATGCCGCCCTGTTCGGTGCGCCGTCCGAAACCTTTGCAGACAACACGCCCCCGCCCTTTTGGCCGCTGCGCGCGGTCGGCCAGGCCGGGGCAAGCAATGCCTGGGCTGCTTTGCCCGCGCGCACGGCAAACCAGGGGGCAATGCTGGCCAATGACCCGCATGTGCCGCTGACCGCCCCCGGCACCTGGATGCTGGCGCGTCTTGAGCTTGAAACCGGCGGTGTGATCGGCGCAACCATTCCCGGCATTCCCGCCATTCTGATCGGGCGCTCCAACACCTTCACCTGGGGGCTGACGGCCAGTTATCTGGACGACCAGGACCTGTTCTTGGAGCGCGTGAACCCCCAGAACCCCGACGAATATCTGACAGAAGACGGCGCAATCGCCTTTGAGACCCGCGCATCGGTGCTGAATATCAAGGATGCGCCCCCGATCACGCTGGACCTGCGCTGGACAGGCAACGGCCCGGTAATCCCCGGCAATGCCTTTGGCTTGCGTGATATTCGCCCGGCCGGACACGAGTTTTCCCTGTCATGGACCGGGCTTGCGATTGACGATTTTTCGGTTGCTGCGGCCATCGATCTGATGCGCGCCAATTCGGTGGATGAGGGCAAGCGCGCGGTGGCCGGGCTCAGCGCACCCTCGTTCAATGTCGTCATGGCCGATACGGAAAATATCGCTATGGTCAGCGCCGGGCGGATGCCCGCGCGCAGCCCTGCGAACGAAACCCTTGGCCGCCTGCCCGCGGCGGGTTGGGTTGGGGTGAATGCCTGGCAGGGCAGCTTTCCGGCCACCGATAACCCAGTCATCGAAAACCCGCCCGGCGGCATTGTGCTGAACACCAACAACCCGGTTTCCGAGGCAGCCTTCCCGCAGCATTTTTCCTATGACTGGGGTGACGGGCAGCGCATTTTGCGCGCCCGCGACCTGCTGGCGGCGCGGCAGTTCCACACAATCGAAAGTTTTGTGGAAATCCAGAACGACACCGTTTCAATTTCTGCCCGGCTATTGTTGCCGCTCATGGGGCGCAACCTGTGGTTTGGCGATCAGGATGCGCCGCCGGGCAGCCACGGCGCACAGCGGCGCGAGGCGCTGGCCTTGCTCAGCCAGTGGAATGGCGACATGTCGCAACACGATGCCGAACCGCTGATCTATGCCGCCTGGGCGCGCGCGCTACAGCGCCGCATTCTGGCCGATGAGCTTGGGCAGCTTGCCGCCAGTTTTCGCCAGGTCGACCCGCTGTTTCTGGAACGCGTTCTGCGCGACTTCAACGGCGCGGCAAGCTGGTGTGACCTGACCGCCACCACGGAACGCGAGACCTGCACACAAATGGCTTCGCTGGCGCTGGATGATGCGATTTACGAGCTGCAAGACGCGCAAGGCGACACGATCAACCGCTGGCGCTGGGGCGAGGCGCATCAGGCGTTTTATGAAAATCCGGTTTTCGGGCGGATGCCGATTGTCGGCTGGTTTGCAAATATCTGGCACGAAAGCAGCGGCGGTGATCAAACGCTCAACCGGGGTATCAGCATTGGCACGGGTGCAGCACCCTATACCAATGTGAATGGTGCGGGCTTTCGCATGGTGGTCAATCTCAGCAACCCCGACAGCTCGCTCTATATTGCCGCAACGGGGCAAAGCGGGCATATCCTTTCGCGCTTTTACGACGATATGAACCAGCTTTGGCGGCAGGGCGAATATTTGCAGATGTCGCTTGACCCGACGCAGGCGCGCGGCGGGGCTGCGGGCATTTCGAACCTTACGCCGCTAGCCGAGTAG